A region of Legionella donaldsonii DNA encodes the following proteins:
- the carB gene encoding carbamoyl-phosphate synthase large subunit has product MPKRTDIQSVLILGAGPIVIGQACEFDYSGTQAVRALKEEGYRVILVNSNPATIMTDPELADATYIEPVQWQEVARIIDKERPDALLPTMGGQTALNCALDLVREGVLEKYSVEMIGATRDAIDRAEDRDKFRQLMKKIGLEMPRSAIAHSLEEAFQVQAQLGFPTIIRPSFTMGGSGGGIAYNREEFEEICSRGLELSPTHELLLDESVLGWKEYEMEVVRDKKDNCIIVCTIENLDPMGVHTGDSITVAPAQTLTDKEFQRMRDAAIKVLRAVGVDTGGSNVQFAVNPEDGRMLVVEMNPRVSRSSALASKATGFPIAKIAAKLAVGYTLDELANEITGGKTPASFEPSIDYVVTKIPRFNFDKFPQTPATLTTQMKSVGEVMAIGSNFQESLQKAIRGLEIGRCGLEPLFTKGDMARLRGHLREPTPDRLWYIADAFRQDLSLEEIYQESKVDPWFLAQIQELVLLERLLHEKSIQDLDKITLRHLKRHGFSDAYLARLLYCSEEQVRAHRLKLGVVPVYKRIDSCAGEFPSDTAYLYSCYETVCEARPETGKKKIMILGGGPNRIGQGIEFDYCCVHAAMALREAGYQTIMVNCNPETVSTDFDTSDRLYFEPVTLEDVLSIVAVEKPAGVIVHYGGQTPLKLARELEANGVPIIGTSPDAIDQAEDRERFQKLVTELNLHQPANGTVRSEEEAIELAKRIGYPLVVRPSYVLGGRAMEVVYQEDDLRYYLEHAVAVSNDSPVLLDKFLNDAIEVDIDAVCDGEEVMIGAIMEHIEQAGVHSGDSACTLPPFSLSVVVQQDLIEQIRQMALKLGVVGLINAQFAIQADDIYVLEVNPRASRTVPFVSKATGLPLAKIAARCKVGQSLKQQGLSQHYPMPAFYSIKLPVFPFIKFSGVDSILGPEMKSTGEVMGIARRFGQAYAKAQLGAGCNIVKRRRAFVSVRDADKARVGEIVKRLIQLGFEIIATRGTALVLQAAGIDCRRVFKVAEGRPHVVDFIKNNEIDFIVNTTEGKQATADSFAIRRNALQHKVSYTTTLSGAEAACLAMKYEDRETVTRLQDLH; this is encoded by the coding sequence ATGCCAAAACGTACTGATATTCAATCCGTCCTCATTCTTGGTGCTGGTCCGATAGTCATTGGCCAAGCTTGTGAATTTGATTATTCAGGGACACAAGCCGTCAGGGCGTTGAAAGAAGAGGGATATAGAGTCATTTTGGTGAATTCTAATCCAGCAACGATCATGACCGACCCTGAACTTGCTGATGCAACCTATATTGAACCCGTGCAATGGCAGGAAGTAGCGCGAATTATTGACAAGGAACGTCCAGATGCTTTATTGCCAACCATGGGCGGGCAAACGGCTCTTAATTGTGCTTTGGATTTGGTAAGAGAAGGTGTATTAGAGAAGTATTCCGTTGAAATGATTGGGGCTACTCGTGATGCAATTGACAGAGCCGAAGACAGGGATAAGTTTCGCCAATTGATGAAGAAAATTGGTTTGGAGATGCCGCGCTCAGCAATTGCACACAGTTTGGAAGAGGCCTTTCAGGTACAGGCGCAACTGGGTTTTCCGACCATCATCAGGCCTTCTTTCACCATGGGCGGAAGTGGCGGGGGTATCGCCTATAATCGTGAAGAATTTGAAGAAATTTGTTCTCGTGGCCTCGAATTATCCCCTACCCATGAGTTATTACTTGATGAGTCCGTACTCGGTTGGAAAGAGTACGAGATGGAGGTGGTGCGCGATAAGAAGGACAATTGTATTATTGTTTGTACGATTGAAAATTTAGATCCCATGGGGGTCCATACCGGTGATTCAATTACTGTTGCACCGGCACAGACGTTGACTGACAAAGAATTCCAGCGCATGCGTGATGCAGCTATTAAAGTATTGCGTGCTGTGGGTGTCGACACTGGTGGTTCTAATGTGCAGTTTGCGGTTAATCCTGAAGATGGACGTATGCTAGTGGTAGAAATGAATCCACGGGTGTCACGCAGTTCTGCCCTGGCCTCCAAAGCAACAGGTTTTCCTATTGCTAAAATAGCCGCCAAGCTTGCCGTTGGCTACACGTTGGATGAGTTGGCCAATGAAATTACGGGGGGCAAAACACCGGCGTCCTTTGAGCCCAGTATTGACTATGTGGTTACTAAAATTCCGCGATTTAATTTTGATAAATTTCCTCAAACCCCAGCGACCTTAACTACCCAAATGAAGTCAGTAGGCGAGGTAATGGCAATTGGTTCTAATTTTCAGGAATCGTTACAGAAAGCAATTCGTGGTTTAGAAATAGGTCGCTGTGGTTTGGAACCTTTATTTACTAAAGGTGATATGGCACGTTTACGAGGCCATTTGCGTGAGCCTACGCCTGATCGATTATGGTATATCGCCGATGCCTTTCGCCAGGATTTATCGTTAGAAGAAATATACCAGGAGAGCAAAGTCGATCCCTGGTTTTTAGCACAGATTCAAGAGTTGGTGCTACTGGAACGACTTCTTCATGAAAAATCGATTCAAGACCTGGATAAAATCACGCTGCGCCATCTCAAACGGCATGGCTTTTCTGATGCTTACCTTGCTCGCCTTTTATATTGCAGTGAAGAACAGGTTAGAGCTCATCGATTAAAGCTGGGAGTAGTGCCGGTTTATAAACGCATTGATTCATGTGCGGGGGAGTTTCCCAGTGATACCGCTTATTTGTATTCCTGTTATGAAACGGTTTGTGAGGCAAGGCCTGAGACTGGCAAAAAGAAAATCATGATTCTTGGTGGAGGACCTAATCGCATAGGCCAGGGAATAGAATTTGATTATTGTTGCGTACATGCTGCTATGGCTTTAAGAGAGGCTGGCTATCAAACCATCATGGTGAATTGCAACCCTGAAACAGTATCGACTGATTTTGATACGTCTGATCGCCTTTATTTCGAGCCTGTTACTCTGGAAGATGTTTTGTCAATTGTTGCTGTTGAGAAACCAGCAGGGGTTATTGTGCACTATGGTGGACAAACACCGTTGAAATTAGCACGTGAACTGGAGGCAAACGGAGTGCCTATTATCGGTACGTCTCCAGATGCGATTGATCAAGCAGAAGATCGAGAACGCTTTCAGAAATTAGTGACTGAGTTGAACCTGCATCAGCCAGCCAACGGTACGGTACGTAGTGAAGAGGAGGCGATAGAGCTTGCTAAACGTATTGGTTACCCATTGGTGGTGAGGCCTTCCTATGTATTGGGTGGTCGAGCTATGGAAGTAGTCTATCAGGAAGACGATTTGCGTTATTATTTGGAGCATGCAGTGGCTGTTTCAAATGATTCGCCAGTATTACTGGATAAATTCTTAAACGACGCTATAGAAGTCGATATTGATGCAGTCTGCGATGGTGAAGAAGTAATGATAGGTGCCATCATGGAACACATAGAACAAGCTGGGGTGCATTCGGGTGACTCTGCCTGTACGTTACCTCCTTTTAGTTTAAGTGTAGTGGTGCAGCAGGATTTAATTGAGCAAATTCGCCAAATGGCGCTGAAGTTAGGGGTCGTTGGCTTAATCAATGCGCAATTTGCTATTCAGGCTGATGATATTTATGTGCTGGAAGTGAACCCGCGAGCATCACGAACGGTGCCTTTTGTTTCGAAAGCGACCGGATTACCTCTGGCAAAAATTGCAGCTCGTTGTAAAGTGGGTCAGAGTTTGAAGCAGCAAGGTTTAAGCCAGCACTATCCAATGCCCGCTTTTTACTCAATCAAACTTCCTGTGTTTCCTTTTATTAAATTCTCTGGTGTCGATTCAATTTTAGGGCCAGAAATGAAATCGACGGGCGAAGTCATGGGTATTGCCAGACGCTTTGGTCAAGCTTATGCTAAAGCACAGTTGGGAGCCGGTTGTAATATTGTTAAACGGCGGCGTGCTTTTGTTTCTGTGCGTGATGCGGATAAGGCACGAGTTGGCGAAATAGTTAAGCGGCTTATCCAATTGGGCTTTGAAATAATCGCAACCCGTGGTACAGCCTTGGTTTTGCAAGCGGCCGGGATTGATTGTCGACGAGTTTTTAAAGTGGCAGAAGGCAGACCGCATGTTGTCGATTTTATAAAAAATAATGAAATTGATTTTATTGTAAATACCACAGAAGGTAAGCAAGCAACAGCAGATTCCTTTGCCATTAGACGCAATGCGTTGCAGCATAAGGTCAGCTATACTACAACGCTCTCAGGTGCCGAAGCAGCATGTTTGGCAATGAAATACGAGGACCGTGAAACGGTTACCCGATTACAAGATTTACATTAA